The following are from one region of the Salmo salar chromosome ssa27, Ssal_v3.1, whole genome shotgun sequence genome:
- the LOC106588559 gene encoding gonadotropin-releasing hormone II receptor, protein MSDDRMLGNWSLCSATPMFPAVNSSFNSSLPPSFIDWEAPTFTAAARVRVAATMVLFVFAAFSNLSVLISVARGRGRRLAAHLRPLIASLASADLVMTFVVMPLDAAWNVTVQWYAGDAMCKLLCFLKLFAMHSSAFILVVVSLDRHHAILHPLDALDAGRRNKRMLLVAWVLSLLLASPQLFIFRAIKAEGVEFTQCVTHGSFHHRWQETAYNMFHFVTLYVFPLLVMSFCYTRILIEISRQMHKGKGGAPCLRRSGTDMIPKARMKTLKMTIVIVASFVICWTPYYLLGIWYWFQPAMLQETPEYVHHALFVFGNLNTCCDPVIYGFFTPSFRADLADVVHCCCRCRSQNISPRSLDRLACRRGRASGEAESDNPSGDQPNGNLG, encoded by the exons ATGTCGGATGACAGGATGTTGGGCAACTGGTCTCTTTGTTCGGCGACGCCAATGTTTCCAGCAGTGAACTCCTCTTttaactcctccctccctccgtcattCATAGACTGGGAGGCTCCCACCTTCACCGCTGCTGCCCGTGTCCGTGTGGCAGCCACCATGGTCCTCTTTGTGTTCGCTGCCTTCTCCAACCTCTCTGTGCTGATCAGCGTGGCACGGGGCCGCGGGCGCCGCCTGGCCGCCCATCTCCGGCCACTCATTGCCAGCCTGGCCTCTGCAGACCTGGTGATGACGTTCGTGGTGATGCCGCTGGATGCGGCGTGGAACGTCACCGTACAGTGGTACGCCGGTGATGCCATGTGCAAGCTGCTGTGCTTCCTCAAGCTGTTTGCCATGCACTCGTCTGCCTTCATCCTGGTGGTGGTCAGCCTGGATCGCCACCATGCTATTCTGCACCCGCTGGATGCACTGGACGCCGGACGCAGGAACAAGAGGATGCTGCTGGTTGCTTGGGTCCTCAGCTTGCTCCTGGCCTCCCCACAG CTGTTCATCTTTCGAGCAATCAAAGCAGAGGGAGTGGAATTCACTCAGTGTGTGACGCATGGAAGCTTCCACCATCGCTGGCAAGAGACGGCCTACAACATGTTTCACTTTGTCACGCTTTATGTGTTCCCCCTGTTAGTAATGAGTTTCTGCTACACCCGCATCCTCATCGAGATCAGCCGTCAGATGCACAAaggcaaag GTGGGGCGCCATGCCTGAGGCGAAGTGGCACAGACATGATCCCTAAGGCCCGAATGAAGACCCTGAAGATGACCATCGTGATCGTGGCGTCCTTCGTGATCTGCTGGACGCCCTACTACCTCCTGGGTATCTGGTACTGGTTCCAGCCGGCCATGCTTCAGGAGACGCCCGAGTATGTCCACCACGCCCTTTTCGTCTTCGGCAACCTCAACACATGCTGCGACCCAGTGATATACGGCTTTTTCACGCCCTCCTTCCGGGCCGATCTGGCTGATGTGGTccactgctgctgccgctgccgatCACAGAACATATCCCCAAGGTCCCTGGACCGCCTGGCGTGTCGGAGGGGCAGGGCAAGCGGTGAGGCAGAGTCTGATAATCCCAGTGGCGACCAGCCAAATGGAAACCTGGGGTAG